In a single window of the Centroberyx gerrardi isolate f3 chromosome 17, fCenGer3.hap1.cur.20231027, whole genome shotgun sequence genome:
- the tulp4b gene encoding tubby-related protein 4 isoform X1, whose translation MLAAVEHGPILCSDSNILCLSWKGRVPKSEKDKPVCRRRYYEEGWLATGNGRGVVGVTFTSSHCRRDRNTPQRINFNLRGHNSEVVLVRWNEPFQKLATCDMEGGIFVWIQYEGRWSVELVNDRGAQVSDFTWSHDGTQALIAYRDGFVLVGSVSGQRHWSSEINLESQITCGIWTPDDQQVLFGTADGQVIVMDCHGRMLAHVLLHESDGIVSMSWNCPNFLVEDSTESDTDSDDNAFLYFLQVRRVKPLLTVSFLSGDISLMNNYDDLSPTIIRSGLKDVEVQWCSQGDLLAVAGMERHGLPAEAACASIMRNALVKFYNVQGEHIYTLETPAQRPITTICWGHRDSRLFLACGPALYVVRVEHRVASLQLLCQQGIASALREERDVGKLNMPSLLCSYVTTAFIPTIKPPIPDPNNIRDFVSYPTAGNERLHCTMKRAEDNPEAGGPCYTLYLEHLGGLVPILKGRRISKLRPEFVIMDPKTDSKAEEVCVNPMISYTDSCNCSDSSDIELSDEWVGKKSPKLSRGNRSPKLSRMNMESRKSPKLSRANQEGPRSPRLPTKKPPLRSPSLTRREFSMDGITEHNYLAQVTSNIWGTKFKIVGLASFLPANLGAVIYKTSLLHLQPRQMTIYLPEVRKISLDFMSLPVFNPNVFSEDEDDLPVMGPSGVAGDNPPCTVNIPIAPIHSPAQAMSPTQSIGLVQSLLANQNIQLDVLTNPTATAAAAAAAAAASVPVADHGQDAVPAPYPVPARYSNPGQVIFNGLEMGPLLPGTLPPPPPPHHLPPQPHPQRSHSQQSHQHLPRSLPPSFIDVDGAVEIQMRKVNPPPPYPGTVVSAAAATASAPPQTLITNCDSPSVLAPDPCLKKDEFLLHPVTLQYPTPLGYERITTFDSSGNVEEVCRPRRRLIRNQNAYAVQGIGGSATLKVTSSENKKIQLPYSSATLSRLSVPRYSIPSGDPPPYPDPANQVTATLPPPQRIDNSLIHATLRRDRREVGLKVPQIIESSRTLPTKAKMNSALALSYQQRVPTALYTCTQCSSNSSSTSVSVSGGGTTSSGIAGGTVVRQDFPPGKGAHHSTIIVHSKSTSPLASQSSYSLLSPVDNSRDRTVYVNSAFTEDETLNQQCHLEKSVRHLTLGDVSLTVKRPPPYQWDPSTTEEFWLSPDQTMLAPPPGPHKPPPLIFSQAQHLDMTRLPFVLTTKPPTNPSTSTLTFPSGYQISLSPFPPGVSHGGPPLQTLQNPPPQCSPNEVVTAVPFAQQDPSLVLPPGYPPNLTNLACCPLPPMYPGASSCAGLQLHPVNLHPWNPYPCPPPMQDPPSHPAPPLPTKTHQMLEKPILSPPPPTAPPPPPPLPPPPPPTELPPSKSATEDLTESANNFPEPSSLNESPVPQESERFSKKSRKRLDSRAEEANMPNVSEGKSRKEGRALSDFNTLISSPRLGGREKKKPKGQREQLNKTKKMSRTTNEFQDSSESEPELFISGDELMNQNQSSKKSWKNKRSLRMASELEEIKCRKANEREDRSLGSQGFVYVMANKQPLWNEATQVYQLDFGGRVTQESAKNFQIELDGRQVMQFGRIDGNAYILDFQYPFSAVQAFAVALANVTQRLK comes from the exons GTTGTGTTGGTGCGTTGGAATGAACCCTTTCAGAAGCTGGCCACATGTGATATGGAAGGAGGCATTTTTGTATGGATTCAGTATGAAGGAAGATGGTCTGTGGAGTTAGTGAACGACAGAGGGGCACAG GTGAGTGACTTTACTTGGTCCCATGATGGCACCCAGGCCCTCATCGCGTACAGAGATGGCTTTGTGTTAGTTGGGTCGGTCAGCGGACAAAGACACTGGTCCTCCGAGATCAACCTCGAGAGTCAAATCACCTGCGGCATCTGGACGCCCGATGATCAGCAG GTGTTGTTTGGTACGGCGGATGGGCAGGTGATAGTGATGGACTGCCACGGACGGATGCTAGCCCATGTTCTGTTGCATGAGTCCGACGGGATTGTGAGCATGTCCTGGAACTGCCCCAATTTCTTGGTGGAGGACAGTACAGAGAGCGACACAGACTCTGATGACAAT gcttttctttatttcttgcAAGTGCGGAGAGTCAAGCCTTTGTTGACTGTCAGCTTCTTATCAGGAGATATCAGTTTAATGAACAACTATGATGACCTCTCCCCCACTATCATTCGCTCAGGACTGAAAG ATGTTGAGGTCCAGTGGTGCTCCCAGGGAGACCTCCTGGCTGTGGCCGGCATGGAGAGACACGGGCTCCCTGCCGAGGCTGCCTGCGCTTCCATCATGAGGAACGCCCTCGTTAAGTTCTACAATGTCCAAGGGGAACACATCTACACTTTAGAGACGCCCGCACAG AGACCCATCACCACCATCTGTTGGGGTCACAGAGACTCTCGCCTGTTCCTGGCCTGCGGACCGGCGCTGTATGTGGTGCGTGTGGAGCACAGGGTGGCCAGCCTGCAGCTGTTGTGCCAACAGGGCATCGCCAGCGCCctgcgagaggagagagacgtgGGGAAACTGAACATGCCCTCCCTGCTCTGTTCTTATGTGACCACCGCTTTCATACCCACCATCAAG CCTCCAATTCCTGACCCCAACAACATCCGCGACTTTGTCAGCTATCCCACAGCTGGGAATGAGAGGCTCCACTGCACCATGAAGCGAGCGGAGGACAACCCCGAGGCAGGCGGACCCTGCTACACTCTCTACCTGGAACACCTGGGCGGACTGGTGCCTATCCTCAAAGGACGGCGCATCAGCAAGCTACGGCCCGAGTTCGTCATTATGGATCCAAAAACAGACAGCAAAGCAG aggaggtgtgtgtgaatCCCATGATCTCCTACACTGACAGCTGTAACTGCTCAGACTCGAGTGACATTGAGCTGAGTGATGAGTGGGTTGGGAAGAAGTCACCAAAGTTATCCAGAGGAAACAGGTCACCCAAACTCTCCAG AATGAACATGGAATCTAGAAAATCTCCCAAACTTTCACGGGCCAATCAGGAAGGCCCACGATCTCCACGGTTACCAACGAAGAAACCTCCACTTCGGTCCCCCAGTCTGACACGTCGAGAGTTTTCTATGGATGGAATCACAGAG CACAATTACCTTGCTCAAGTTACATCCAACATCTGGGGGACAAAGTTCAAAATTGTTGGGCTTGCTTCTTTCCTGCCTGCCAATCTTGGTGCAG TCATCTATAAGACCAGTTTGCTTCATCTGCAACCAAGGCAGATGACAATCTACCTTCCAGAAGTGCGAAAGATTTCACTTGACTTCATGAGCCTTCCTGTTTTCAACCCCAATGTGTtcagtgaggatgaggatgactTACCAG TGATGGGTCCATCTGGAGTGGCAGGAGACAATCCTCCCTGTACAGTCAACATTCCCATTGCTCCCATCCACAGCCCAGCCCAAGCCATGTCCCCAACTCAGAGTATTGGCCTGGTTCAGTCTCTTCTGGCCAATCAGAATATTCAGCTTGATGTCCTGACAAATCCTACCGCCActgcagcagcggcggcggcggcggcagcggcttCTGTCCCTGTTGCTGATCACGGCCAGGATGCTGTCCCCGCACCGTACCCAGTGCCAGCTAGATACTCTAATCCTGGACAGGTGATCTTCAATGGGCTAGAGATGGGTCCTCTTCTCCCGGGTACTCTACCTCCCCCACCTCCGCCCCACCATCTCCCGCCCCAGCCACATCCGCAGCGGTCTCATTCACAGCAATCTCACCAACA TCTGCCTCGGTCTTTACCTCCCTCCTTCATTGACGTTGACGGAGCAGTAGAGATTCAGATGAGGAAGGtgaatcctcctcctccataccCGGGCACCGTAGTGTCCGCGGCTGCAGCAACGGCCTCGGCTCCTCCTCAAACCCTCATCACCAACTGTGACAGCCCCAGCGTCCTGGCGCCAGACCCCTGCCTGAAGAAGGACGAATTCTTGCTTCACCCAGTCACTTTACAGTACCCAACACCTTTGGGATATGAAAGGATCACCACCTTCGACAGCAGTGGAAATGTGGAGGAGGTGTGTCGGCCACGCAGGCGCCTCATTCGCAACCAAAATGCGTACGCTGTCCAAGGCATCGGAGGCTCGGCCACACTCAAAGTCACTTCATctgagaataaaaaaatacagcttCCCTATAGCTCAGCAACTTTAAGCCGGCTCTCTGTCCCCCGATACTCAATACCTAGTGGAGACCCTCCTCCTTACCCTGATCCAGCCAATCAAGTAACTGCGACGCTCCCCCCTCCCCAGAGAATTGATAATAGTCTGATTCATGCCACCCTAAGACGGGACCGCAGAGAGGTGGGACTCAAAGTGCCACAGATCATCGAAAGCTCAAGAACCCTTCCCACCAAGGCTAAAATGAACAGCGCCCTAGCGCTTTCCTACCAGCAGAGGGTGCCCACTGCGttgtatacatgcacacagtgtaGCAGCAATAGCAGCAGCACCAGTGTCAGTGTTAGTGGTGGGGGAACTACCAGTAGTGGTATCGCAGGTGGCACGGTGGTGAGGCAGGATTTCCCACCAGGGAAAGGTGCACATCACAGTACCATCATTGTGCACTCCAAAAGTACCTCACCCCTGGCCTCCCAGTCGTCTTACAGTCTGCTGAGTCCTGTTGATAACAGCAGGGACAGAACAGTGTACGTTAACTCTGCCTTTACTGAAGATGAGACTTTAAATCAGCAGTGTCACCTTGAGAAATCGGTACGTCACCTTACTCTGGGTGATGTCAGTTTGACGGTTAAACGCCCTCCGCCTTACCAATGGGACCCCTCCACCACAGAGGAGTTCTGGCTCTCTCCAGACCAGACTATGTTAGCTCCCCCACCAGGACCTCACAAGCCGCCTCCACTCATCTTCAGTCAAGCTCAGCACTTGGACATGACCCGGCTACCTTTTGTTCTCACAACTAAGCCTCCCACTAATCCGAGCACTAGCACTCTTACTTTCCCGTCAGGTTACCAGATATCCCTCTCACCTTTCCCTCCGGGTGTGAGTCACGGTGGACCCCCACTTCAGACCTTGCAGAACCCTCCACCGCAGTGCTCTCCGAATGAAGTGGTTACCGCAGTCCCTTTTGCTCAGCAGGACCCCAGCTTGGTCTTGCCACCAGGCTACCCACCCAACCTCACTAACTTGGCTTGCTGCCCTCTCCCTCCAATGTACCCCGGGGCCAGCTCATGTGCCGGACTCCAGCTGCACCCTGTTAACTTGCACCCCTGGAATCCCTACCCCTGTCCACCTCCCATGCAGGACCCCCCATCCCATCCagcgccccccctccccaccaaaACTCATCAGATGTTAGAGAAGCCAATTCTCTCCCCACCGCCTCCAACGGCAccacctccaccgcctcctctccctcctcctcccccgcccACTGAGCTACCACCGTCCAAAAGTGCTACGGAAGATCTAACGGAGTCTGCCAACAACTTTCCAGAGCCATCATCCCTAAATGAAAGCCCCGTCCCACAGGAGTCAGAGCGCTTCAGCAAGAAGAGCCGTAAAAGACTGGACAGCAGAGCTGAGGAGGCCAACATGCCCAATGTCTCAGAGGGCAAATCCAGAAAGGAGGGGCGTGCGCTCTCTGACTTCAACACTCTCATTTCCAGCCCAAGGCTTGGcggcagagagaagaagaagcccAAGGGGCAGAGAGAGCAACTCAACAAAACCAAGAAGATGAGCAGGACCACGAATGAGTTCCAGGACAGTTCAGAGAGCGAGCCAGAGCTTTTTATCAGCGGCGATGAGCTCATGAACCAGAACCAGAGTAGTAAGAAGAGCTGGAAGAACAAGCGCAGCCTACGGATGGCAAGCGAGCTGGAGGAGATTAAGTGTCGCAAGGCAAACGAGAGAGAGGACCGTAGTTTGGGCAGCCAAGGATTTGTCTACGTTATGGCCAATAAACAACCATTATGGAATGAAGCCACCCAGGTCTACCAGCTTGACTTTGGAGGACGTGTTACTCAGGAGTCAGCCAAGAATTTTCAGATTGAGCTGGATGGTAGAcag GTGATGCAGTTTGGGAGAATTGATGGGAATGCCTATATCCTGGATTTCCAGTATCCTTTTTCAGCAGTGCAGGCATTTGCTGTTGCCTTGGCCAATGTGACTCAAAGGCTAAAGTGA